From a single Sparus aurata chromosome 13, fSpaAur1.1, whole genome shotgun sequence genomic region:
- the bckdk gene encoding branched-chain alpha-ketoacid dehydrogenase kinase gives MRTKPFLYPFSTVFTYLPLCTITTRPQWPRSDTRIQCLYRNRATLFTHTACLQMRPGLAGIVEMLSGATCRARPRLGSLLLAPLTKTVPPMSGTGSNRFRSTSSMGYSELARERSKTVTSFYNQSAIDVSAEKASVRLTLATLLYSGKSPDGHHILSSAKYLHKELPVRIAHRIKGFRSLPFIIGCNPTILQVHELYIRAYHVLSDFPPIKDQEVEARFCKLVQQLLDDHKDVVTMLAQGFRECRRHVQDETILRSFLDTTLCSRLGIRMLATHHLALNEDNPDFVGIICRRLSPKKIIEKWVDFARRLCEHQYGNSPRVRINGHVAARFPFIPLPLDYILPELLKNAMRATMESHLDTPYNVPDVVVTIANNDIDFVIRISDRGGGIPHNIVDKVMDYHFSTAEESAQDPRMSNFFNNITNSGNQSSPMHGFGFGLPTSRAYAEYLGGSLSIQSMQGIGTDVYLRLRHIDGKGESFRV, from the exons ATGCGCACAAAGCCCTTTCTGTACCCTTTCTCTACTGTATTCACATACTTGCCTTTGTGCACCATTACGACGCGACCCCAATGGCCTCGTAGCGACACTAGAATTCAGTGCTTGTACAGGAACAGGGCCaccctgttcacacacacagcttgtctCCAAATGCGTCCGGGACTGGCGGGTATCGTGGAGATGCTGAGCGGTGCTACCTGCAGGGCCAGGCCGAGGCTCGGCAGCCTCTTGCTCGCCCCCCTCACCAAAACAGTACCGCCGATGTCAGGCACAGGGAGCAACAGATTTCGGTCCACATCCTCGATGGGGTATTCAGAGTTGGCAAGAGAGCGGTCGAAGACTGTCACGTCGTTTTACAACCAGTCTGCAATTGACGTTTCTGCAGAAAAG GCCTCAGTGCGACTGACACTAGCCACCCTGCTGTATTCTGGAAAGTCTCCTGATGGACACCACATCTTG AGCAGTGCCAAGTATCTACACAAGGAGCTCCCCGTACGAATCGCCCATCGCATCAAGGGCTTCCGCAGTTTGCCCTTCATCATCGGTTGCAACCCCACCATTTTGCAAGTG CATGAACTATACATCAGAGCCTACCACGTGCTCAGTGACTTTCCCCCG ATCAAGGATCAGGAAGTGGAGGCTCGTTTCTGTAAGCTggtgcagcagctgctggacgaCCATAAAGATGTGGTGACCATGCTGGCACAGGGCTTCAGGGAGTGTCGCAGACACGTCCAG GATGAGACAATTCTCCGCAGCTTCCTGGATACGACGCTGTGCTCTCGTCTGGGAATCCGAATGTTGGCCACGCACCATCTCGCCCTCAACGAAGACAAT CCTGATTTTGTTGGGATCATATGCAGACGTCTCTCTCCCAAAAAAATCATCGAGAAGTGGGTGGACTTTGCCAG GCGTCTTTGTGAGCACCAGTACGGGAACTCTCCCAGAGTGAGGATCAATGGACATGTGGCAGCTCGCTTCCCCTTCATCCCGCTGCCTCTGGATTACATCCTGCCCGAGCTCCTCAAGAATGCGATGAG GGCCACCATGGAAAGCCATCTGGACACCCCATACAACGTGCCCGATGTGGTCGTCACCATCGCCAATAATGACATTGATTTTGTCATCAG gattTCAGACCGTGGTGGTGGCATCCCTCACAACATCGTAGACAAGGTGATGGACTACCACTTCAGCACGGCTGAGGAGAGCGCACAGGACCCCCGCATGAGCAACTTCTTCAACAACATTACCAACAGTGGGAACCAGTCCAGCCCCATGCATGG GTTTGGCTTCGGCTTGCCCACTTCCAGGGCCTATGCTGAGTACCTGGGCGGCTCTCTCTCCATACAGTCTATGCAGGGCATCGGCACGGACGTCTACCTGCGTCTGCGCCACATCGACGGTAAGGGAGAGAGCTTCAGAGTGTAA
- the orai2 gene encoding protein orai-2 yields the protein MSSELNVPMGSPAPGVSERAPDGGGMDYRDWVRRSYLELVSSNHHSVQALSWRKLYLSRAKLKASSRTSALLSGFAMVAMVEVELENEYYYPPVLLIAFSVCTTVLVAVHLFALLISTCILPNVEAVSNIHNLNSVSESPHERMHHYIELAWGFSTALGILLFLAEVVLLCWIKFLPVDSSRPRPPCCTSTANAGTQPTTSPVPQYSGWKAALASTIIMVPVGVIFLVFTIHFYRSLVRHKTERHHQEIEELHKIKVQLDGHERGLQTV from the exons ATGAGCAGTGAGCTGAACGTGCCTATGGGCTCCCCAGCCCCGGGGGTCTCAGAGCGGGCTCCCGACGGCGGGGGGATGGACTACAGGGACTGGGTGCGACGCAGTTACCTGGAGCTGGTCAGCTCCAACCACCACTCGGTGCAGGCCCTGTCCTGGAGGAAGCTGTACCTGAGCCGGGCCAAGCTGAAGGCCTCCAGCAGGACGTCTGCACTGCTCTCTGGCTTTGCAATG GTGGCcatggtggaggtggagctggagaatGAGTACTATTACCCTCCAGTGCTCCTCATTGCCTTCAGTGTGTGCACCACCGTGCTGGTGGCGGTGCACCTCTTCGCTCTGCTGATCAGCACCTGCATCCTGCCAAACGTGGAGGCTGTCAGCAATATACACAACCTCAACTCTGTCAGCGAGTCACCACATGAGCGTATGCACCACTACATCGAGCTGGCCTGGGGCTTCTCCACGGCCCTCGGCATCCTGCTGTTCCTAGCAGAAGTGGTGCTCCTGTGCTGGATCAAGTTTCTACCAGTAGACTCGAGCCGGCCAAGACCACCCTGCTGCACCTCGACAGCCAACGCTGGGACGCAGCCTACAACATCACCTGTGCCACAGTACAGCGGCTGGAAGGCCGCGCTGGCCTCCACCATCATCATGGTCCCAGTGGGGGTGATTTTTTTGGTGTTCACCATTCACTTCTATCGCTCTTTGGTGCGCCACAAGACAGAGCGTCACCACCAGGAGATCGAGGAACTGCACAAGATTAAGGTGCAGCTAGACGGCCATGAGAGAGGCCTCCAGACTGTGTGA